CTGAATCAAAAGATCTAATAATCATTACAGCTAGTTGTGGAAAAAATCTAGAACTTGCTGAAAAATTCCTTGAAAAAAGTAATGAAAATCAAATAAGTTCTGAAATTTTAGATCTTACCACTCTTGATATTCCACTATTTAATCCACGAATTCATAACAAAGAGAATATTCCAGTTGAAATACAAGAAATTAAAAAAAAGCTTTTCTCAATAGAAAAATGGGTGATTTGTGCTCCTGAATATAATGGATCTATACCTCCTATTCTCTCCAACTTAATAGCATGGCTTTCTATTTCTGGAGATGACTTTAGGAATTTATTTAATGGTCAACCAATTGCAATTGCAACATTCTCTGGGGGCATAGGCTTAGAACTACTTACCTCATTACGTATTCAATTAGTGCATTTAGGAAGTCAGGTATTAGGGCGACAACTTTTGTCCTCATATAGTAAACCTATAGATGTCAAAACTATTGAAGATATTATTCAAAGACTTTTACAGATGAAAAAATTAAAAATATAAACTTTAAAACTAAAAATTAATATCATTTTTTTTCATTCCAAACTTTTAAAATTTCTCTTGCCATAGGAAGTGCATGAACAGAGCCACCACCGGGAGTATTTTGTGCAAAAGCCACTACAAGTAACTCACTCTTTTCAAAAGGAGTAAAGCAAACAAACCAAGCATGATCTAAACCACCTTCGCCATCTTCAGCAGTTCCAGTTTTACCTGACACTGGAGGTAAATTCGAAACTCCATAATTAATTGATACTCCAGTACCTGACTCTACTACTTTCCTGAGACCGCGTTTTATCAACTGGATATTATTTGGATCAATGTCAATTTTAATACTTTTTGTTTCTGAAAGATTTACTTGACCTTTTTTAGCTAAATGGGGAGTCACCAGATAACCTCCATTTGCAATCGCAGCATATGCTCTAGCTATTTGCATAGGAGTAACTTGTACAACAAATTGTCCAATAGACATACTCGCAATATCTTCGGGAACCCAAGGAGTTCTACCTGGTTGGCCCCATCCTCTACCTTCTTTAGCCCATGCGCTACTAGCTACTAATCCTATATTTTCTTGTTCAGAAATTTCAATTCCAGATAAAGAATTAAAACCAAGCTTTTTGGACACCTTATGAATTTCATCAACTCCTACACCATATCCGACTTGATAAAAAAATGTATTGCTTGAAACTCTTAAAGCATCTTCATAACCTATAGCCCCAAAGCCTAAATCATTGTGTTCCCTAAAACATTGACTCCCATAAGTGATACATGGTTTTGTATCTAGAATAGTATCACTAGGAAATTTGCCACTTTCTAAGCCAGCTAAAGCAGTTACAATTTTCCAAACACTGCCTGGATCATAAGCATTTAATGCTCTATTAAAAAGAGGTTTTTCAGGAGAATTAAATATCTTATTATATTCTTTTTCAGGCTTAAAATCCTTTGAAAAGAAATTCAAATCAAAAGTAGGCTTACTTGACATCGCTCTTATTGCACCATCTCTTGGATCCATAACTATTATCGCTCCAGCTTTTTTGTCTTTAAGAACTTCATCAGCAACTAATTGCAAATTTATATCAATTGTCAATTCAATATCATTACCTTGTTGTGATCGTTTTATACCCAATGATCTTTGAAATTTGCCTAAAGAATTTACTTCAACCATTTCTCCTCCCCATTCACCTCTTATGAAATCTTCGTAAACATATTCAATGCCAGTTCTCCCTATTAAGTCATTTAATTTATAACCCTTCTCAGATAAAAATTTATATTCTGCTTCAGTGATTGGCTGAGTATAACCAATTACATGCGCAGCAACAGATTGATAAGGATAATTTCTAATTAATTTCGTCGCTATTTCAAAACTAAATAAATTATCTTCATTTTCCTTAAATTTTATTAATTGATCTACATTTAAATCATCAAGAATAGTTACTGCAAGTTTTTGATTTTTTAGGCCCTCATAATATTTTTTTTGAATTAAATTACTATCAATATTTAATAAATGAGCAATACTTAATTTATGCTGTGCCCAATTGCTTTTATTTACAGATTGAGGCTTTATTATTAAAGAATATTTAACTCTACTATCTGCTAAAACATAACCATTTTTATCCAATATTCTTCCGCGTATTGGTTGAGAAGCAATAAGTCTAATCCTATTCTCATCAGACATTTTTTTAAAAGATTCATAATTGAAAAGTTGTAAAAAAATTAATCTAAATAAAATCAATAAAAACGAAATAGAAGAAAAAATAAATAGGACTAAAGGTTGTCTCTTTAATGAAATACGTTTTGTATTAGGGCTGGTTTTTATCAAAAATTTGAAATTTATTTAAATATTGTTTTTTCCAAGAAAGAAATTGTTGTTTTTATCTCTTTAAGTCTAGTTATTAAAGTTTTGTAATCAATATCTTCAGTATTAAGATTAAACTCATCATTTTCAATATCTTTTGAAGTCAAATTTTCACTCATAAAACTTATACTTTGTAAAGTCATTATTCCAGTTAATACAATCTTAAATAAAAAATTTATTTTTTCAAAATAATATTAAGTCCCATACTGATAAAATATCATAAAAAATTTAATTTAATTGATCTATATTTTGTTCAAAATAAGGATTACAACTATTCTTTGATATTCCTAAAGACCATCCAATGAATGAGGCAATAAATATCGTTACAATGAATGGCACAATAGCTTGTTGAGTATTTTCAAGACTAAACCAATCCCTCCAACTACTAAAAAATCTTTCTCTTTGAAATTTTCTTTTTTCATTTTCTAATAATCTCGCGTTTTTGGCGAAAGATTTTGTAACCCACTTTTCGAAAGGAATCTTTTTTATGATCGCCATTTTTCTCTCAACTTCTAATAGCTGTCCGGAACTAAGATAAGGATGAAATGTACTTATCAATTCAAGAGTTTTTAAAAACATCTCAACAGTTGCATCTTTTATTAGCTTTTGCTCATGACTTAACTCAGCCCACTCTATTTCTGGATAAAAACGGTTCCTATTAGGATGAATTTGATCCTCTGACATTTGTCCTGGTTCTCGAAGCCATCTATTAGTATTTTCGTCAATCTTCCGCCAATACAAAAAAGGATTAATAAAAATTGTTTTACCAGATACTTTGACTACATCTTGTTGAAGATGATTAGTTATCTTTCTTGCGGAATTTTTTGATGTTATCAAAAGTCTAAATTAATAATCTAATTAAAGATTATCTTTTATTTACTATTTTTTCAGAAATATCAAAACATTGTTCTATGATTATTAATTTATCGATAATTGCCAACGCCTCTTTAAATAATTACAATATTCGCAATTGAATGAAGGTTTGGGAAAAATATCCGAACGTAATAAATTGACCGTATCAATTATCTTATGTTCTACCCATGCTGTAGAACACTCTAATCTAATTAGATGTACATCAAAATTTAATTGATTATTAAAAACCTCTTCATTTTTCTTCCCATTAAAATATAAAAGATAAGCTTCTTTTGCAACTTTAAAACCATTTTTTTTAAATAACCACTGATACATTTCCAATTGTCTCTTATAAGCTTTTGCATATTCGTATTTATTAAAAGTCTCGGACCAATCAAAATTATTTCTTGATGTTGCTTTTACATCAACAATAATGAGATCACCATTTTTTTTCTGCCAAATATCATCGACAGCACCGCCAAAATCATAATGATGTTCAATTGACTTATACCTTATCCCTTTAAAATTATTTCTCCAACGCTCTAAATTTTTGTGTTTTAAAGGAACAGCATCAATACAATGTTCAATCAATAAAGGATGAGGCTCCTGTATTCTTCTGTAATGATCAAATTCATTTTTACATAAATTATCTACAGCTATATTTAAGGTAAATGGTAATGATGGTGGTTTTATTTGATATTTTTTATCAAGTACACAACACCTTGGACAACTAAGATATTTTTCGACAGTAGATCGACTTAATTTAATAATCTCGCTCATCTCGTTTTAAATCTCATTTAAAAAATTGAATACTTAAAAAAATAGTCTTAAATTTTTTAAAAAATTTGATAACTTACTCCTTCTCAATAGTAACACCAATAATTACAAATCAAAACACAGTCATTGCAACAAGTTTGAGTATATTATAATGCATGTTTTTACACATGACCTTCTTCTAAAGTCCAGAACGAAGTTTGTACTCTTTTTGGGACTAATAAATAGTTCCTTGCAAAGGGATTATTGTTATGACAAGCGTCTGGGAAACATAAATCACAGAACAATCCAGTGACAATCTGAAAAAGCATTCAAATTCAAAACTTTAGTTTTATTCTATGAGTGACTTTTATGGATAATCGATAATAGTTGAATAAACAATATTACTTAATCTACATTATTTAAATTTTTATAAAAACTATAATTTTATAATTAAAACAATTAAGGTTAAATATGAGAGGTTTTGGAGAAAATTATAAATCTAATAAGAAAACTAATAAGAAAACTAATAAGAAAACTAATAAGAAAACCAAACCTTCTAAAGAACAATTTATTAATCAGGCTATCAATTTCCATGTGCAAGGAAAAATCTCTGAAGCAACGAAATATTATCAATATTGCCTAGATCAAGGTTTTCAAGATTATAGAGTTTTTTCTAATTATGGAGTAATTTTGAGTGAGCTTGGCAAATTAAAAGAAGCAGAAATCTTATACCGCAAAGCAATTGAAATTAATCCTAATTACGCAGAAGCGCATTCCAATCTGGGAATCATTTTGAGTAAGCTTGGCAAATTAAAAGAAGCAGAAATCTTATACCGCAAAGCAATTGAAATTAATCCTAATTACGCAGAAGCGCATTCCAATCTGGGAATCATTTTGAGTAAGCTTGGCAAATTAAAAGAAGCAGAAATCTTATACCGCAAAGCAATTGAAATTAATCCTAATTACGCAGAAGCGCATTCCAATCTGGGAATCATTTTAAAAGATCTTGGTAAATCAAAAGAAGCAGAAATCTTATACCGCAAGGCAATTGAAATTAATCCTAATTATGCACAGGCATATTCCAATCTGGGAAACATTTTAAAAGATCTTGGTAAATTAAAAGAAGCAGAAATCTTATACCGCAAAGCAATTGAAATTAATCCTAATTACGCAGAAGCGCATTCCAATCTGGGAAACATTTTAAAAGATCTTGGTAAATCAAAAGAAGCAGAAATCTTATACCGCAAAGCAATTGAAATTAATCCTAATTACGCACAGGCATATTCCAATCTGGGAATCATTTTGAGTGAGCTTGGCAAATTAAAAGAAGCAGAAATTCCTTGCCGCAAAGCAATTGAAATTGATCCTAATTACGCAGAAGCGCATTCCAATCTGGGAATAATATTAAAAGGTCTTGGCAAATTAAAAGAAGCAGAAATCTTATATCGCAAGGCAATTGAAATTAATCCTAATTACGCAGAAGCATATTTAAGCCTGGGAACCATATTGAGAGATCTTGGTAAATCAAAAGAAGCAGAATTATGTTCAGAAAAAATTATGTCTATTAGGAAATGGTCTATTTTGGGTTCATATAGTTTTAATCGTGCGATGAAATTAGATTGATTTCATAAAGCATAAGTTTAGTCAATGTATCTGAGACTTCGTTTTTTATTAACTGAGATTCATCTAAAATTTTTTTTCTAATTGAAATATTTAATTGAAATATTTTTAATAAAAGATCTTGAGAAATATTAATATGACCTATCTTCCTAATCATCTGATCAAAATAATCATATGGCAATCTAGGGTGATTGACGTCAGCAATAGGCAAACCCTCTAAAATGATTTTATTACCAGATCTTTCTATTTTCATAGAATCATTTTTAAGAGCGAGTCCCTTACAAGAAATATAAATGCCAAGATCTTCTATTTTTATTGAAAAAGGTATAGAAAATACTATGGTTTCTTCAGAAAAAAAACCATAAGAAAAAAAACGATTTAATGAACTCGTATCGCTATATGAAAATCTTATCTCACAGTTGGAAGCTGGATAATTTGGAGTGCTTACTCCTTCCTTATTAAGGATAAAATTCAAAGATCTTACTTTATGATTGACGAGTTCCCAGATAGGAGCAATAAAAATAGTCTTCCCAAATGTAACTCCTCTAGCATTCAAGAATTGCTTTTTAACAATTTCATTCCAATCGCCTCTATGCCTAGCATCTAAATCAACTAAAGCATATTTATTAATTAATTCCTTGATATTTGAATTGAACAAACTTAATCCTTTCTCAAACAATTCTGTTGTTTCTTTCCCACCCGATCCCCACGAAAAATTATCTTGGTAGAAATTAAAAAAATCTCTAATTTCCTGATTATATTCCTTATCTTTTTTAATTCTTAATTTATTATCTTCTAAATCAATATCGTCTTTTTTGACCATTAATTTTGATGGAGTAAAAATTCTTGCTCTTATACTTGGATTAACAGGGAAAATACCTCTACCATATTCGCCTTCCTTTTGACATACATTATCTGCTATGCCGCCAAATCTACGAAATTCAGATAGTAAAAAATTCCAATTATCTTTCATAAGAAATATAAACTTTCAAATAATCTAATTAGAAAATGAAAAAAATTATATAAATTTTGCAACTTTTTTAAAATTTTGTCTCGCTCATAAAAGTTGAATATTTAGATACTACTTTTGATGATCCTCCTATTAACTTGAAATTCATAGAGTATTATTACCCGAGTAAAAGTGCTTTGTGCTTGTTACGAATATCTTGTTGTATTCATTTGACTTAAAAATAATACAGGAGTCAAAAGCATTTCATCGACTTTGTGGACAGCGAGGTGCATGCGACTCGAAGAGGGTAAACAAATGCTCTCTTATTTTATTTTTAGTAAACTTTCCCTGATTTTCTGCGTTAAATTTTATTGATATTAAGCATTTTGGATATTAATGGTTAGATTTATCAAAATAGGAAAAATTTATGTTTGTAAGTATTGATTTATGCTTAGTCCCTATTGGAGTTGGAACTTCTCTATCTCCCTATATAAAAGAGTGTCTTGAAGTTATCAAAAATGAAGGACTTAACTATCAATTAGGAGCGAATGGAACTGCAATAGAGGGAGATTGGGATAAAGTATTTGAATGTGTTAAAAAGTGCCATAAAAAAATTCATTCAAAAGGTGCTCCTAGAATTTATACAACCATGAAAGTAAATACTAGAACTGATAAAGAACAAAAATTCTCAGATAAAGTAAAAAGTGTATTAGACAAATAATGGAAAAAGAACGAAATTATGATGATGATGGGTTAGATTCATCCGATGAGTATTTCAGAAAGAAGAAAAAAGATAAGGATGAGGATATTTACTTTCCAACAGAAGAATCTGAACCACCTCATTATTAAAAGCATTAGAAACTAAGAAATTCTGTTTCAACAACCTTGAAGTATAAAAAACAAAATTTACCAACAAAAAATCATGGCAATATCACACATTTTGGTCTAATTTATTTTTTTCAGAAAGCATGTTCTGTTGCTTACCGTTTGCTTACAGTTGTATTCATTCAAAGAACTTAGTTATTGCAGTCAATTATATTGATTATCTTAATATAGAAATGAATAGCGAATATACTACTTAAGTTTAATTAAATCTATTGGCAGATATTCATTTATATAAAGGAACAATATTGTTAAAGTTCCAATGACAGAACCTATAAAACCACCAAAGAAATTAACCAATAATCCAGATTTTGTAATTATTGGTGCTTCGTTGTTTTCTTTCTCAAAATCAGGAGCATCTACTACTTTTAAGCGCTGATTGGTTGTTGGTTGTTGTTGGTGTCGGATGAGGGCTTCGAAATCAGGCATGGAATTTGTGAGGCAATTGAACAATAAGCAGACCAGCCCGTCATTCGACGAGGATCTGATCTACCTAAATCGTCTACAGCTTCAAATACAGCATTACCCGAGGCTTCTGCTTTATCGAACGCTGAAAGTAAGGGTATAAATTTATCAAAAACATATAAACCAAAATTCTCTAGAGCTGCTTTCGCTTGTTGCGCTGCTTTTTGCTGTCTAAAATCAACTTTTACTATTACTACTGCATGGTTAACTCTTAAGTTGCTTAATAAATTAGCCAGTTCAACAGTTAATTCTACGGATCTTGCTTTTGCAGTTGTAGGTAAGATAACTAAATCTGAACCATACGCTAAGTGTTTAAGTTCTTCTTGATCACTGCTAGCTTGTCCATCAGTGATTACGATTTCTGATGATCTTGATGCTTTAGCAGCTGAACTGACTGGGAAAACTGGAAATGGAAGATTACCTCTTGATGAGTATGCTAATGCTGATCTATTCTTGTCAGCATCGACTATGCAAACCTTTTTACCTTCCGAATGCCAAACACTAGCAAGGTGAATACTTGTGCAGGTTTTAGCTACACCCCCTTTTTGTCCGCAAACAGTAATAAACAATTTTTTATTTTTATTTCTTTTACTTTGGAGAATAATTTCTTAATGTCAAGAGCAATTGATTTTAATGCTTTAAAAATTATTTTTTTTGAAATATTTTAAAGAGTTCAATATTTTTAGATAACCTTATAAAGTGCTTTAATTTTAATAGGCTAGTGAAGAAAAAAATTGGACTAGGTACTTGGTCTTGGGGGAATAAGTTGTTTTGGAATTACAAATCTGTAAATGACGATGATTTACGTGAAACCTATAATGAAGCGTTGAAAAGAGGGTTTGATCTAATTGATACTGCGGATTCTTATGGTACTGGTAATCTTCAGGGTAGAAGTGAATTATTGATAGGCAAATTTTTACTAGATACTCCTTTTGCACAAAGAAAAAGAATTCAAATAGCTACTAAACTCGCACCTTATCCTTGGAGAATTGGTGATAAAGGTTTTAATAAACCATTTTTAAAAAGTTTAGAAAGGCTTAATAATAAATTAGACATAGTTCAATTGCATTGGTCAACTGCAACATACAATCCTATGCAGGAATTAGGACTGTTGAATAATCTTTGCGATTTAAAAGATCAAGGGTTTGATTTTCAAATCGGCTTATCAAATATAGGTCCTAAAAGGTTGCAGAAATTACTTACTTACTTGTCAATGCGAGATCAGAGGCTAAAAAGCGTTCAGATTCAGTTTTCCTTACTTGCTCCAGATTTACAAAAACAATATCAAGTAAAAAAAATTTGCGAAGAAAATAATATTGATTTCTTTGCTTATAGTCCTTTATCTTTTGGAATTCTTTGTATTGATCCAGATAAAGACGACAATAAAGAAAGAAGTTTTATTCGAAATGTTTTATTTAAAAGGTATAAAAAACCTACATATGAACTCCGGAGATGTCTTAAAAGGATTGCGAAACAAAGATCAGTTTCTCAAGCTCAAGTAGCAATTAATTGGTGTTGTTACCAAGGCACTATTCCACTTGTTGGAATGCGAAAAAAATCTCAAGTTCTAGATGTATCTAATGTCTTTAAGTGGAATTTAAATAAAGTTGAATTTAATTCACTTCAGGAGGCTTCAGAAAATTGTTTAAGAAAAATGCCTAAAAATCCTTTTTCAAGTGTTTGAGGACATTTTTTAGGTAGATATCTTCTTGGGTTTTTTTTGCCAACTACTATTCCATAGTTCAGTCGGAAATTTTTCACCAGTGAATCTAATAACTTTAGGTTTAAGATTTATTAACATGTCATTTAAGTTTTTATTAGGGACCATTTTCAAGGATTGGAGTTTTTAATAAGATAAATTAATTTATAGCTAATTTTCTAAGTATTTAAACTTATAAAATTAAAAAAAATGTTTTAATACCAGCACTTGCAGCAATATTTACAAACAAATCAATTATCTATTACAACTTTTTAGTTATTTAAGAAAGTGGAGTCCTTCCAGACTCCTCGTATCATTTGGTTGATAAGGCTGATATGACCCCATCTCCTTAAGGATCAAGCAGCAACTGGTGCTGTTTGACGGGAGAAACTAACGATTTTGTTAGCGTTTGTGTTTTTGCTCTAACCGAGCCGGCTTCAGTCACCTTCCTTATGCCCCGTCGAAACCATTACAACCCCAAAAAGTGGAGTTGAGCGGAATCGAACCGCTGTCCGAAACATCGGTTGAGATCACCTAGTCCAAGTGGACATTTATATTCTGACAGGCAAAATGAGTATTGAATAGTTTTTTTATTAAGTTTTATCGTATATGAATGTCGTTGCATCCGCTCCAGAGGGACTAGAGAAATATTTAGCTGAAGAAATTGCAAATTTAGGTGGTTTGAATATTAATACCTATAAAAGATTTATTAATTTTGAATGTGATTATGCCACTTTTTACAGAGTTCATTTCTATTCTAGGTTAGCTTTTCGTTTCTATAGAACAATTGCAAGTTTTACTTGCTATGACAAGCAATCTTTATATGAGGGGGTTAGAGATTCATTTGAGTGGTTGGATTGGTTGCACTATGAAAAAACGTTTAATGTTCAAGTGACTGGGCGAACATCTTCTTTAAGTCATACACATTTTACTGCTCTTGAAGTGAAAAATTCTATAACGGATTTGCAACAGGCAGTTTGGGAAAAAAGATCAAATATTTCTTTAAATCATCCTGATTTTATAATTCATCTTCATTTAAATAATAATAAAGCGACTATTAGTCTTCAAAGTAGTGTAGAAAGCTTACACAAACGAGGCTATAGACCTGCAGTTGGAAATGCTCCATTAAAAGAAAATTTAGCGTCTGGATTGATAAACATGACTCAATGGAATGGCAAAGTCCCTTTAATTGATATTATGTGCGGTTCAGGAACTTTTTTAATTGAGGCTGTTAACCAATTTCTTGAAGTCCCTATGAATATTGATAAAGTTTATCTTTTTGAGAATTGGTTGGACTTCAGGAAAGATATTTATCTTAGTGAAAAAAATAAAGCAAAAAATAAAATTATAAATTATGCAAAATTACCAAAAATTATAGGCTGTGAAATTAATACAAAGGTTTTTGAGCAGGCTGAAGTTAACACATCATTGGCAGGCCTCGAAAATTATATTGAACTTATAAACAATGATTTTTTAGAACTCCAATTAAAATTTACGCCTGGGATAATTATATGTAATCCTCCATATGGCAAAAAATTGGGCAATGAAAATGAATTAATTTTTTTATATGAACAAATTGGAATCTTCCTAAAGAATAACTTTTCAGGTTGGGAATTTTGGCTACTTAGTGGAAATCCAAAATTAACAAAATATTTGAAAATGAAATCCTCATTGAAAATACCTGTTAGTAATGGGGGAATTGACTGCAGATGGATAAAGTATTTAATAAGGTAATTTATTTTTTTCCTAAAACGGCTTTTGTAGTCTTGCCTAAACCCTCCAAAGTTTGAGGAAGATAGGGTCCTTTGACTAATTTTCCTCCAAGTTTCAAACTTAAACCTGCAAACAATAAATCGATAAATATTATGAGTAATAAATTATATTCAGTATTCCAGTTATTATAGTTTTTTAGAGAAAGATAAAAAATAATATGGATGCAAATTAGAACTACTAATAATAATGTGCTTCCAATTGCCAAAAATATTCCACCACTAATTAATCTTCTTTTTTCTCTATCTACTTCTTGAAGGGCTATTCTTACATGCAAATCCATCACTGAACTTGCTATGGCTGAAATTCTTGAAGCGGTATTTGCAAAGTTTTTATTTTTTGATTTTTCCATATTATTTTCTACCACTGTTTAGAAGAGTGCCTATTAGTAACCCAATACCAGCGGCAATAGCAATAGATAAAATTGGTTTTTTTCTGATTGGACTTTCTATTTTTGGTCTAAGTATATTGTTAAGTTCATCTAATAACTCTTCTAATTGACTTTCGATAGGTTCAATTTTTTCTGAGATCTCCCACTTGTTTTCTCGGATTGAATCAATGATTTCAACTAGTTGGCGCTGTATTCCAATTGTGGACGTTCCAGTATGGCTAGCTATTACTTCAACTAAATCATCAATACTTCCTTTTGTGGCGTCAAGGGTTTGCTGAGCAATGGTTGGCCATTTTTCTTTTATTAAAGGTATTAAACTGTCAATTTTTTCAAGTAGCCACTTCTCTGAGATAACTTCTTGTGCAGGAAGTTCAGAGTTATCTACTTTTTCTTCTACTTCTTTGGGAGGATCGTAGGTCTCCATTATTTAAACTTAATTATTTTAAGATTAGACCCTATTTTCTGAATTTGGAACCCTTAGCTAAAGATTTATGCAATTTATATAGCATAAAAACATATAAAATTTTATTTACATTTTATTTATCTACTCAGTTCTGTAAGAAGGTTTTGTTAAGCTATTACTGAATTTATTAAATTAGTTTAAATTTCATCATGGATATCACTTTTGCATCATTAATTTTTGCATCTCGCACAATCCCTACAGATTTCGGATTAGTAGCAGCAGCTATCGCTGGAGCTGGAAGTTTGCTATTCATTGCTTTAAGATTTGTCCCTGATGCAAGTAACTAAAAAAAGTAACTATCTTAAATAAATTATATTTGATTGATTTATCAACTAGATAATGAATAAATGGGTTTTGCTTGAACATAAAGTTTATTCTTGTAATTCTTTAGATATTCATTACGATTTTCTTGTTGAGAATGAAATAGATTGTTTAACTTGGAAATTTTTAAAACTACCTTTATTCAATCAAGCTTCTGTAGCAATTATTAAACAGAACAATCATAGACTGGTATGGCTATCAAGGGTTGAACATGAACTTTCTGGAAATAGAGGTTTCGTAAAAAGAATTGATCATGGCATATTTAAAAACGTTTCTGATAAATTAGACTCTAGTTGTTTTCGATTTATTTTGGACGGAGAACTTCTGTATGGTTTGTTTGAAATTTCGGGCAATTCTTGTAGATTGAGTAAATATAATTAATATCTATTTATAAATAATCGTAATATTGCTCTTGAGAATTTTTGCAAATTAGTTATTCTTATTTAGCTATTGAGACTTGAGATTGGTACATATCAATCAGGTCGAGTTTGAAAATTTTAAATCTTTTGGGGGAAGTGTAAAAATTCCTCTTGAAGAGGGTTTTACAGTGGTTACTGGGCCTAACGGTTCTGGGAAAAGTAATATTTTAGATGGAATTTTATTTTGTTTGGGCTTGGCTAATAGTAGAGGGATGAGGGCAGAAAGATTACCAGATCTAATTAATAATTCCAAAGTTAAAGAGGGTAAAGCATCAGAAACTTTTGTATCGGTAAAATTTAATATTCAAGATTGGTCTCCCAGAGAGGAACTTCCGCCCTTGGAATTAGAGGACGAAGAAATTTCTCTTAAGAAGGGTCAGAAAGAATGGGTAGTTTCTAGAAAATTAAGGCTTATGCCTGGTGGTTCGTATGCTTCGACTTACACCTCTGATGGGAAACAATGTACCTTGCAACAAGTACAGAGAATATTAAGGGATATTAGTGTTGATCCTGAGGGTAGCAATGTTGTTATGCAGGGTGATGTAACAAGAATAGTATCAATGAATAATAAGGAGAGAAGAAATCTGATTGATGAATTAG
The window above is part of the Prochlorococcus marinus CUG1415 genome. Proteins encoded here:
- a CDS encoding THUMP domain-containing class I SAM-dependent RNA methyltransferase, with the translated sequence MNVVASAPEGLEKYLAEEIANLGGLNINTYKRFINFECDYATFYRVHFYSRLAFRFYRTIASFTCYDKQSLYEGVRDSFEWLDWLHYEKTFNVQVTGRTSSLSHTHFTALEVKNSITDLQQAVWEKRSNISLNHPDFIIHLHLNNNKATISLQSSVESLHKRGYRPAVGNAPLKENLASGLINMTQWNGKVPLIDIMCGSGTFLIEAVNQFLEVPMNIDKVYLFENWLDFRKDIYLSEKNKAKNKIINYAKLPKIIGCEINTKVFEQAEVNTSLAGLENYIELINNDFLELQLKFTPGIIICNPPYGKKLGNENELIFLYEQIGIFLKNNFSGWEFWLLSGNPKLTKYLKMKSSLKIPVSNGGIDCRWIKYLIR
- a CDS encoding phage holin family protein; the encoded protein is MEKSKNKNFANTASRISAIASSVMDLHVRIALQEVDREKRRLISGGIFLAIGSTLLLVVLICIHIIFYLSLKNYNNWNTEYNLLLIIFIDLLFAGLSLKLGGKLVKGPYLPQTLEGLGKTTKAVLGKK